tattgcccaataattttcgattgggcggagtttagggcaacttggtgggttgatatcctttgtgatgaaatccgccgtattgtaaaagtatcacagaactacatccctgctgtagtggcagcttgccaaatcaggccaaaacttcaccggacctttgtgtgaaTTACTAAATggtagaactcgctttttaaggcactcttccttgtacagcgttgagttcatcgtagtgtttgtgatgaaaaccttggttttccgACCAtaggtgcaaattccttgccagatcattaatttccgtgcaaatttattgacgaatacaaatttgaacttggaggggacatctccccgtgccgtggcgagataaaattttcgTCCaagaagctgtccaaaatccattttcacgtatgtttcgtcgtccataagcaagcatccttggtacctcgtcagaaccttgACGTATAACTTTCGAGCgtgtgttttaatgactagattttgtgtaagtgtcctttgtggatgcttacatgcaaggaaaaaacagtagcctcttcatagacagatcttccgggcagtacttttgctggtaccatatttttttgcaatatcccgaacctaaagtccaggatttgcctcgattgatcttaaaaccttccagttcagctgccgattgtatgttccactacgacgtctgctctgaatctttcaatctacggtattgggttcccagaaacggtaaagcacagcatatatagttgattttgcaaatttttgtgtttttgagatttttaaagtagaccacgtggtgttttcgacgtgagtgtgcagaattatttttctcctttcgagttccattaagcataactttctaacAACTCCAcgtatcaaaatgaaactttcagcactgaaagtcgaatgtttactgaagacatagctgtcaaaataatagaaatccgaccaccagaggcgctgctagaaaacatacaattgttcccgattctaagtgggccatgctttagtcTTCTAATCGAATGAAATTGTTCGTTAAGTACGTTTCTTTGCCATTTACTAGAACGTACTTTTTCTGTATAttatgtaatgtaatgtatgTAATAATCTTATTGTGGTGTGGAATCGGCAATCATggtaatattttcatttctgaGTTATGGGTTTCTTCGActtgtggtcgatttattaTCCGTATATTAACAACTGTACTAACTGACTGGCACTAACTATGACCGAGGAAAGAGGCCGCGCCAAAAgtgcggtggccctttatAGCCTAAAACAGCTAGCCTAGCCGTTCTGGGCGTCGTCACCCTATTGGTGCGCAACCGTGGCGTGACGCGCCACGCAAAGTGTTGGGCTAgctgtttcactgcgctcgcgtCTTTTCTAGGTCaactgctgtttttcctaacgatTCCTCTCTTACTTAGGAAGTCGTCCTCGGCTTTCACACTACTCTACATCCTGCGGGGTGAATTTCGGTAGCTTGATGGGATCACCTCGCTCCTGCTTACGGTTGCTATTTCGTCTCGGTTTGACGGCATGTCCTGTCTCTGAAATTGCTATTTCGATGGGCTTCTCGATGTCGACGACTTCTTTTCTGCCTCCTCCGGATATCCAGATACACGTTGGTAGGATCGTCCTCAGTACCAACGCTACTAGAATCAGTATTAGCATCGATGATGTTCCGAATGAGAGCCAACCAAAGAGGTGTAATTTCCAATGTATGTTGTCGGTAGTCAAATTTAGGTGTTGGATGTGATTTCGGTGTTCCAGGTTTAAATCCAGTAAGTACTGTGAGGGTATTTTGTTTAGGATTTCTGAGGGAGTTACCATAAGACCCGTTGTTGGAAGATACAATCTTGGTGACACGCCGGCGTTGCCGTTAGCGTACTCCGCATTGTTCAACCGAATGGAACATCTTGAGAACTGGATTAAATATGATCCTCGCAGTTCCCGAGCCGGTTCCGTGCAGTTTGAGGTCAACGTGACGTTTTCAGCGCTAACCATCACGTTGGCGTCATCTATTTTCCTTATGATGTTCCTTCCGTACATCTTCtccatcgggcatcgggctgACTTGCCGTTGGTTAGGTCTTGGAGGCACTCGCCCAATGGTTCCAACTGCGAATAGTGGCATATATATTGGCTCCTGTGCTttatacgagggtcactatttatatttcgggaatgggaacaaaaacaaatagtgaagctgcgaatatatttttattgtttttcaaagtactcgccacgatgatcgatacacttttgcatgcgcttaaaccaattttcaaagcatttattccattccgaatgaggtatctccaaaacatgatttttgaacgcttcaagagcttcttcgggcgatgaaaatcgttgaccacgcagtttattcttcacggatgggaacaaaaagaaatcattgggtgccaaatcagggctgtacggcggatgacccatcaattcgatgttttgagtgctcaaatagtctcttgtttgagccgatgtgtgagagctggcattgtcatgatgaagaacaatccgacgtctcttgtttgttttccttatttcaccgaagatttctggcaaacagatggttgtgtaccactcagaatttactgttctacgatcctctagagacactgttgcaatatgaccagtttttccgaagaaacaggccaccattttctttgaagtgcttcgtgtgcgaacaacttttgttggatttggttcatcttggaacacccatacagtcgactgctgcttactttcgggctcatacgaatatatccatgattcgtcacctgtcacgatttcataaacgtcttttgaagcaccgcgattgtatttctgaagcatttctttgcaccaatcgacacgagcctttttttgagcgattgtcaaattatgtgggatccaacgtgaacataattttcgcacagctaagtgttcatgtaaaatcgcatatatgctggtggaactaatgcttagggatgcctcaatctcacaataggttacatgacgatcttgcttaatcatttcgtgcacagcatcgatgttttctggcactacagtcgattttggacgaccttcacgaaactcgtcggacagcgaactacgaccacgattgaattcactataccagcgatacacagtggtttttgatggagcttcatcgccaaaagtcaaattaagttgattgacgcactcttgttgtaataatccacgtcgaaagtcgtaaaaaatcatcgctcgaaaatgttcacgattcagttccatttttttgccgagacgaaactttcaactaaatataaaataaacaaatagcgtccgtatgacaaaatgttctgagtacgtatgtcgtcaaaaatgtcaaactttacgatggaaccatcagatggactcacatgacatcagtgttgccaattcccgaaatataaatagtgatCTTCGTACATGGAGTTCTGGACAATAAGGATCCTGGTCCCTTCAGGTAGTACGTTGATGTCAAATGAATTCGATGGCTGTTGGAGATTACTGGCTCGATGTAGCTGAATGTGTACTCTGCATTCTTGATTCGTGGAACTTTGAGGGTGTAGATGATTTCGTCTTTGCCGAATAATACGTAGGCCGTGGAGATATCCAATATGTCGTCGATCAGGTTCGTTGCTAAGCCACTGTTCTTTAGAAACTCTTGCGCCAGGGTTATTTCGTCCGGTGAAATGATGCGGCTGCTGGGGATGTTGCGTCGAGCCAGTGTGATCGCCTCTTCTATAATCTCTACCTGTTGAGTGAGCTCGTCTAAATGAAAGATCAAGTTTATGGATTCAAAACcttctgttgttttgttgtggaagTCCAGAATGGAATTGATAGcctttgttgcgtttttcaaCCTAGTCTCTAGAGCGCTATTGAttctaatttgtttgtcgttttgatCTATAAGAGAATTCATGCTgctgttaatgattttttaacTTTGAGAGATTAATCTCAGCTGCGTCCAAGCTGCTGCAATTGCCAAAGATAATTTCTCGAGGTTTCATGTTCGTCGTGCTATGCGTCGAGTCGTTATAGAGGGCGGTAGTTAGTGCCAATCCTTCATATAGGGACAGGtcttcgaatttttgtctatttgctAGATACATCTCCAGCAATGTATTATGGAAGCGTTCCACGACACCGTTACTATTGCTGTTGCTAGCAAAGTGTAAGGAGATACCTTTACTATCTAGAAAATCCTTAAATCGGGGATTTCTAAATCCTGGCGCCTGATCGCAAGTAATCATTTTCGGCAACCCaaagattttgaaatactcGAGTAAGGTTCTGGTCAGTTCgtccgtcgtttcgttttcgaccggatagatttgagcaaattttgaaaacgagtCTACGAGGGTGagaaatttttccgtttccttgacgTAAACGTCGATaaagacattttcaaatggtttctcGTAGACCCTTCttgaattttctattcgaaaaggtttcctctcgtatttggaaaacttacaatcttcacaattttttgtgaagaTTCTAACCTTCCCAAGCATTCCGGGAAAGTACACGGATTTTCTGACTTCATCGTATGTGAGTTTGTAACTTCGGTGGTTGAAGTTATGAGCCTTTCTTATGTACTCCTCTTGGTCGGTAGCTGAAATGATATCTGGTAGCAAAAGATTAGAATagtgtattttaaattttttgttgtaattagtgCGAATAATTTCGTCGCATTCACATACGACCTCGACTGGCGCGAAGATACAGTTGCTGGACGTTGGATCTAGATATTTCTTTAGGATGTCTTTAAGATCCTCTTTACTATAgttcgttttatgaaaaacgtgccTGATCTGGCCAGGGAAGATCTTGCATATGATATGTGGGCTTTTCTTAGGGTCCGACGTTACTTTCATTATCAGTTGATTGCcatatttattgactgtttcAGGCCCGtacagtttatcgtttgggaagcatttctttgtCAATGCTTGGAGGTTTAATTCGGCGGAGGGGATTCTGGAGAGCCCATCCGcaaccacattttgtttcccttttttatatacCAGCTGAAAGTCGAACTGCTCTAGGTACAGCCGCTGGCGGGTTACTCTTCCTGTAGCATCTGTAAGTTTGATCTCTTTAGTTAAGGGTTCGTGGTcggtataaattgtaaattttcgaccATATA
The window above is part of the Anopheles bellator unplaced genomic scaffold, idAnoBellAS_SP24_06.2 scaffold00138_ctg1, whole genome shotgun sequence genome. Proteins encoded here:
- the LOC131214181 gene encoding uncharacterized protein LOC131214181, giving the protein INSSMNSLIDQNDKQIRINSALETRLKNATKAINSILDFHNKTTEGFESINLIFHLDELTQQVEIIEEAITLARRNIPSSRIISPDEITLAQEFLKNSGLATNLIDDILDISTAYVLFGKDEIIYTLKVPRIKNAEYTFSYIEPVISNSHRIHLTSTYYLKGPGSLLSRTPLALVLRTILPTCIWISGGGRKEVVDIEKPIEIAISETGHAVKPRRNSNRKQERGDPIKLPKFTPQDVE